A single Candidatus Krumholzibacteriia bacterium DNA region contains:
- a CDS encoding beta-lactamase family protein, translating to MSRRNLPNVAIIARVLGILALAAAPCVSPRPPLAAATAADSLSARWSQAMVDLHVPGMSVIVVNHAGTVRNDLLGLRDVENGLNLTPDTRIYIASCTKPFVACVAALLATEGTLDLDAPVRRYLPRFTLADAGYADSVTVRDLLCHRPGIVNSTITLGDAYTGEMTEDRYYRLLGNTEPRRRFTYSNLHYTLVGRVIEAVTGQSWKEVITERVFLPVGMTRTTCSASEFWAGDNIARPYEYDAGHYVTAEPLKADATMHAAGGIITTSADLARWLRMLLGNGMLDGKRVFPAAAIGTTRELLALDAAEPHPLVRAEQRLAWGAGWDIRTMNADTLYCHNGNFPGCGAFLSFMPGRDLAVAVLANGSGISVFLAELVAAEAYDAVLYRSGADALPQLLKIAERKARTQESPAARGSLSLAPGDYAGKFYNDDWGTLVVTLEGDSLNARIGVLPLPIALTGVDCFDAGGYPGRFDVDGKGRIRAIWLNTARPDSARFERMK from the coding sequence ATGAGCCGCCGAAATCTGCCCAACGTCGCCATCATCGCCCGCGTGCTCGGGATTCTCGCGCTGGCCGCGGCACCATGCGTGTCCCCCCGCCCGCCGTTGGCAGCCGCAACGGCCGCCGATTCGCTGTCGGCCCGCTGGTCGCAGGCCATGGTCGATCTGCACGTGCCGGGCATGAGCGTCATCGTGGTGAACCACGCCGGGACCGTGCGCAACGACCTGCTGGGCTTGCGCGACGTCGAGAACGGACTCAACCTCACCCCCGACACGCGCATCTACATCGCGTCCTGCACCAAGCCGTTCGTGGCGTGCGTGGCGGCGTTGCTGGCCACGGAGGGAACGCTCGACCTCGACGCGCCGGTGCGGCGCTACCTGCCCCGCTTCACCCTGGCGGACGCGGGCTACGCGGACTCGGTGACGGTGCGTGACCTGTTGTGTCACCGGCCGGGCATCGTCAACAGCACCATTACGCTGGGCGACGCTTACACGGGCGAGATGACCGAGGACCGCTACTACCGCCTGCTCGGCAACACCGAGCCCAGGCGCCGCTTCACCTACTCCAACCTCCACTACACGCTCGTCGGCCGGGTGATCGAGGCAGTCACGGGTCAATCCTGGAAGGAAGTCATCACCGAGCGCGTCTTTCTCCCCGTGGGCATGACCCGGACCACGTGCTCCGCGTCGGAATTCTGGGCCGGCGACAACATCGCGCGGCCGTACGAGTACGACGCCGGTCACTACGTCACCGCGGAGCCGCTCAAGGCCGATGCCACCATGCACGCGGCCGGCGGCATCATCACCACCAGCGCCGACCTCGCCCGCTGGCTGCGCATGCTGCTGGGCAACGGCATGCTGGACGGGAAGCGCGTGTTCCCCGCCGCGGCAATTGGCACCACCCGGGAACTGTTGGCGCTGGATGCGGCCGAACCACACCCGCTGGTCAGGGCCGAGCAGCGTCTGGCGTGGGGTGCCGGCTGGGACATCCGGACCATGAACGCGGACACGCTGTACTGCCACAACGGCAATTTCCCGGGGTGCGGCGCGTTTCTTTCCTTCATGCCCGGCCGCGACCTCGCGGTCGCCGTGCTCGCCAACGGATCGGGTATTTCGGTGTTTCTCGCGGAACTGGTGGCGGCGGAGGCCTACGACGCGGTGCTCTATCGATCCGGCGCGGATGCGCTGCCGCAATTGCTGAAGATCGCCGAGCGCAAGGCACGCACCCAGGAATCACCGGCCGCGCGCGGCTCCTTGAGCCTTGCACCGGGCGACTACGCCGGGAAGTTCTACAACGACGATTGGGGAACCCTGGTGGTGACGCTGGAGGGGGATTCGCTCAACGCGCGCATCGGCGTGCTCCCTCTTCCCATTGCACTCACGGGTGTTGACTGCTTTGACGCAGGTGGCTACCCCGGCCGTTTCGACGTGGACGGCAAGGGCAGGATACGCGCCATCTGGCTCAATACGGCAAGACCTGATTCCGCGAGGTTCGAGCGGATGAAGTAG
- a CDS encoding ABC transporter permease: MATAGARSSTAENAFRAVGVNILAFLQDVGGVSIMLGAVFANLKELPRTWRQTLLQMEQIGIGSIPLVIVTSVFVGAVAAVQAAYQFQDYVPMIFLGTVVGKSVILELGPVLTALVVGGRVSASIAAELGTMKVTEQIDAMEMLAIDPMRYLVMPRVVASVVMLPVLTIISDLLAILGGMLVANASIGVDTATFTQGLRMFFYVDDVISGILKAAAFGLIIGLLGCYNGFRTYGGAQGVGRSTMQAVVTSCICILITNYFLASVLFRVIFYKGV; this comes from the coding sequence ATGGCGACGGCCGGCGCGCGCAGCAGCACCGCGGAAAACGCGTTTCGCGCCGTCGGCGTGAATATCCTTGCCTTCCTGCAGGACGTCGGCGGCGTGTCCATCATGCTCGGCGCCGTCTTCGCCAACCTCAAGGAACTCCCGCGCACGTGGCGCCAGACCCTGCTGCAGATGGAGCAGATCGGCATCGGCTCCATCCCCCTGGTCATCGTGACGAGCGTCTTCGTGGGTGCGGTGGCCGCCGTGCAGGCCGCCTATCAGTTCCAGGACTACGTGCCGATGATCTTCCTTGGAACCGTGGTGGGGAAATCCGTCATCCTCGAGCTTGGTCCCGTTCTCACCGCGCTGGTGGTGGGCGGGCGCGTGAGCGCGTCCATCGCCGCCGAACTCGGCACGATGAAGGTCACCGAGCAGATCGACGCCATGGAGATGCTGGCCATCGATCCCATGCGCTACCTGGTCATGCCACGGGTGGTGGCGAGCGTAGTCATGCTGCCCGTGCTCACCATCATTTCGGACCTGCTCGCCATCCTGGGCGGCATGCTGGTGGCCAACGCCTCCATCGGGGTGGACACCGCCACCTTCACCCAGGGGCTGCGCATGTTCTTCTACGTGGACGATGTGATCAGCGGCATCCTCAAGGCGGCCGCCTTCGGCCTGATAATAGGACTTCTGGGCTGCTACAACGGCTTCCGCACCTACGGCGGCGCGCAGGGGGTGGGCCGCTCCACCATGCAGGCGGTGGTCACCAGCTGCATCTGCATCCTGATAACCAACTACTTCCTCGCCTCGGTGCTCTTCCGCGTGATCTTCTACAAGGGCGTGTGA
- the dnaB gene encoding replicative DNA helicase yields MADIRTAPPAPPGRVPPQSLEAEMAVLGAVLLDNNAFSIATESISATAFYKKAHHDIFSGMETLHARGEAIDIVTLAEEMKQQGTFQTAGGAAYLTQIMDNVHTAANVEYYANIVLEKYVLRRLITICNDVTTQCFQGERDAAEVLDDAEKHIFEIAQQGMFKGFEPIGKVLKDHFKNIEEMYQSGSHISGVPSPFEDLDSLTSGFQKSDLVIVAGRPGMGKTSFALNLCEHLAIKEKTPVGIFSLEMSSEQLVTRLLCSEARIDSNKLRRGYLKSNEYAELAIVAGYLSEAPIYIDDSPGLSTVELRAKARRLKAEANVGMLLVDYLQLVSVRERVENRQQQISLISRSMKALAKELDIPIIALSQLSRAVESRGGDKRPMLSDLRESGSIEQDADVVLFLYRPEVYEGPETENRGKAELIIGKQRNGPTGTVNLTFIDSCTRFEPAAYGE; encoded by the coding sequence TTGGCTGACATTCGCACCGCACCCCCCGCGCCACCCGGACGCGTTCCGCCCCAGTCGCTCGAAGCCGAGATGGCCGTGCTGGGCGCCGTCCTCCTGGACAACAACGCCTTCTCCATCGCGACCGAGTCCATCTCGGCCACCGCGTTCTACAAGAAGGCGCACCACGACATCTTTTCCGGCATGGAAACCCTGCACGCGCGCGGCGAGGCCATCGACATCGTCACCCTGGCCGAGGAGATGAAGCAGCAGGGAACCTTTCAGACCGCCGGTGGCGCCGCGTACCTCACGCAAATAATGGACAACGTGCACACCGCGGCCAACGTGGAGTACTACGCCAACATCGTGCTCGAGAAGTACGTGTTGCGCCGCCTGATTACCATTTGCAACGACGTCACCACGCAGTGCTTCCAGGGAGAGCGCGACGCGGCCGAGGTACTCGACGATGCGGAGAAGCACATCTTCGAGATCGCGCAGCAGGGCATGTTCAAGGGCTTCGAGCCCATCGGCAAGGTGCTGAAGGACCACTTCAAGAACATCGAAGAGATGTACCAGAGCGGTTCGCACATCTCCGGCGTGCCGTCGCCGTTCGAAGACCTCGACTCGCTCACCTCCGGCTTCCAGAAGTCGGACCTGGTCATCGTGGCCGGCCGCCCCGGCATGGGTAAGACGTCGTTCGCGCTCAATCTGTGCGAACACCTGGCCATCAAGGAAAAGACGCCGGTGGGCATCTTCAGCCTGGAAATGTCCTCCGAACAATTGGTGACGCGCCTGTTGTGCAGCGAGGCGCGCATCGATTCCAACAAGCTGCGCCGCGGTTACCTCAAGTCCAACGAGTACGCGGAACTCGCCATCGTGGCGGGATACCTCTCGGAAGCGCCCATCTATATTGACGACTCGCCGGGTCTCTCCACGGTGGAGCTGCGCGCCAAGGCGCGGCGGCTGAAGGCCGAGGCCAACGTGGGTATGCTGCTGGTGGACTACCTGCAGCTGGTGAGCGTGCGCGAGCGGGTGGAGAACCGGCAGCAGCAGATCTCGCTGATCTCTCGTTCCATGAAGGCACTGGCCAAGGAACTGGACATTCCCATTATCGCGCTCTCGCAGCTGTCGCGAGCGGTGGAGTCGCGCGGCGGCGACAAGCGCCCGATGCTGTCGGATCTTCGTGAAAGCGGAAGTATCGAGCAGGACGCCGACGTCGTGCTGTTCCTGTATCGTCCCGAGGTCTACGAGGGACCCGAGACCGAGAACCGCGGCAAGGCCGAACTCATCATCGGCAAGCAGCGCAACGGTCCCACCGGAACCGTGAACCTCACCTTCATCGATTCCTGTACCCGCTTCGAGCCCGCGGCGTACGGGGAGTAG
- a CDS encoding DUF1579 domain-containing protein: protein MEMPKPTDAHRKLTRLAGTWQGTETMHPSQWDPKGGEAIGRSTGRVILDGFAIVIDYEQERGGAITFSGHGVVTYDAADNCYVMHWFDSMGSPPEVFRGTFHENVLTLAHGGPFMHVRLTYDLSGEKRMKNRMEMSMNGEDWKALFDGDYQKK from the coding sequence ATGGAAATGCCAAAACCCACCGATGCGCACCGCAAACTCACCCGCCTGGCGGGAACGTGGCAGGGGACCGAGACCATGCATCCCTCGCAGTGGGACCCGAAGGGCGGTGAAGCCATCGGCCGCTCCACCGGGCGCGTCATCCTGGATGGTTTTGCAATCGTCATCGATTACGAACAGGAGCGAGGCGGTGCCATCACCTTCAGCGGGCACGGCGTTGTGACCTACGACGCCGCCGACAACTGCTACGTGATGCACTGGTTCGATTCCATGGGCTCGCCGCCCGAGGTGTTCCGGGGGACCTTTCATGAGAACGTACTTACCCTCGCACACGGCGGGCCGTTCATGCACGTGCGCCTCACCTACGACCTCTCGGGTGAGAAGCGCATGAAGAACCGGATGGAGATGTCGATGAACGGCGAAGACTGGAAGGCGCTGTTCGACGGTGACTACCAGAAGAAGTAG